The following coding sequences are from one Pseudonocardia sp. EC080619-01 window:
- a CDS encoding purine-nucleoside phosphorylase, producing the protein MSAPVTLAQKAAAELARRTGSGSHDVAVVLGSGWRPAADVLGPADAEVPMSELPGFVPPSAVGHGGTVRSLTVGGTKVLVLLGRTHLYEGHGADPVVHGVRTAAAAGVGTVVLTNAAGGITDGLSVGQPVLISDHLNLLARSPLEGAHFVDLTDAYSPRLRAAARALDPSLVEGVYAGLPGPHFETPAEIRMLRTLGADLVGMSTVMETIAARAEGCEVAGISLVTNLAAGLSGQPLDHQEVLDAGQAAATRMGSLLRDLIGRI; encoded by the coding sequence ATGTCCGCTCCCGTGACGCTCGCCCAGAAGGCCGCCGCCGAGCTCGCCCGTCGCACCGGGTCCGGTTCCCACGACGTCGCGGTCGTGCTCGGCTCCGGCTGGCGCCCCGCCGCCGACGTCCTGGGCCCCGCCGACGCCGAGGTGCCGATGTCGGAGCTGCCCGGGTTCGTGCCGCCGTCCGCGGTCGGACACGGCGGCACCGTCCGGTCCCTGACCGTGGGCGGGACGAAGGTCCTGGTCCTGCTCGGCCGCACCCACCTCTACGAGGGCCACGGCGCCGATCCGGTCGTGCACGGCGTCCGCACCGCGGCCGCCGCCGGGGTGGGCACGGTCGTCCTCACCAACGCCGCGGGCGGGATCACCGACGGGCTGTCCGTCGGGCAGCCGGTGCTGATCTCCGACCACCTGAACCTCCTGGCCCGCTCCCCGCTGGAGGGCGCGCACTTCGTCGACCTCACCGACGCGTACTCGCCGCGGCTGCGCGCCGCCGCCCGCGCGCTGGACCCGTCGTTGGTCGAGGGCGTCTACGCGGGGCTCCCGGGCCCGCACTTCGAGACGCCCGCGGAGATCCGGATGCTGCGCACCCTCGGCGCCGACCTGGTCGGCATGTCGACGGTGATGGAGACGATCGCCGCCCGTGCCGAGGGGTGCGAGGTCGCCGGGATCTCGCTGGTCACGAACCTCGCGGCGGGGCTGTCCGGGCAGCCGCTGGACCACCAGGAGGTCCTCGACGCCGGGCAGGCCGCCGCGACCCGGATGGGCTCGCTGCTCCGCGACCTGATCGGCCGGATCTGA